In Cydia splendana chromosome 25, ilCydSple1.2, whole genome shotgun sequence, a single genomic region encodes these proteins:
- the LOC134802734 gene encoding uncharacterized protein LOC134802734 isoform X1 produces MYVIYLVCCVVMVYAEPAKDTQKEEYCTDPRTMKTHAAYTEWADAYSCTRHRCQPGGRNLAIYTVGCKRVEAPESAIECEEVVEDTNMQFPYCCTRLRCLVVVRGEVWTRVLGQPWETLPAAPWSHMYKMKKPPPVDSSFLPKGGPAAGPVYELSEDKSVDRRTNVNEKDCDKPVKRASPSPPGPDIVIALTTNNEKKPTEGEIQSKFLSLADDSDQPNEIEAEESHIVTEKVPEIISEERMFPPDKKTSRDRKAKFPDTDDEMNFKKLKESRPHKFPDTDDEMNYKGLKKEPRPQKFPDTDDEMNFKKLKESRPHKFPDTDDEMNYKKLKESRAHKFPDTDDEMNYKGLKKESRPHKTSLFGPSASSDEQYTNMNKRGKKQKFPDTDDEMNFKKLKESRPHKVDAVSEERYFRNPEKKAARSWARIPREQWSASPTTRAQAQTDTLDYEKEHDNLVKAEQPSNGESEEKLEGKPASLQHLVNAIGTRMRDIENVVQQMSEKVQPPLESAERMRGDRAKKEAEPRAKQTNSDNYNRFLPKEGSSQYLHTAVDTTTEVPLFINDNLNGYFSDPSNNLLRRSMNNKGPKEPHETYMVPIDTDHGAHKKSPPDSSEPDLKHKKHGHKKRKSKHGRRKHRREEKKFNRMAEGNAVSLEDSDDFGKA; encoded by the exons ATGTATGTTATATATCTCGTCTGTTGTGTGGTGATGGTGTATGCCGAACCGGCGAAGGACACCCAGAAGGAGGAAT ACTGCACGGACCCCCGCACAATGAAGACGCACGCAGCATACACCGAATGGGCAGACGCGTATTCCTGCACGCGGCACCGCTGCCAGCCTGGCGGACGGAACCTGGCTATATACACTGTCGG CTGCAAGCGTGTGGAGGCACCAGAATCCGCCATAGAATGCGAAGAAGTGGTCGAGGATACCAACATGCAGTTCCCCTACTGCTGCACCCGACTAAG GTGTTTGGTGGTCGTCCGCGGCGAGGTCTGGACCCGAGTGCTAGGACAACCCTGGGAGACCCTGCCGGCAGCCCCCTGGAGCCACATGTACAAGATGAAGAAACCGCCCCCTGTTGACAGTAGCTTCTTACCTAA AGGCGGCCCAGCCGCAGGCCCCGTATACGAGCTATCTGAGGACAAGTCCGTGGACCGCCGAACCAACGTCAACGAGAAGGACTGTGACAAGCCCGTGAAGAGGGCGTCACCGTCGCCTCCTGGACCCGATATAGTG ATTGCTCTGACGACCAACAATGAGAAGAAACCCACCGAAGGAGAAATACAAAG CAAGTTCCTGTCTTTAGCGGACGATTCTGATCAGCCCAATGAGATTGAGGCCGAGGAATCCCACATCGTCActgaaaag GTTCCAGAGATAATTTCGGAGGAGCGAATGTTCCCTCCAGACAAGAAAACATCGAGAGATCGGAAAGCGAAA TTTCCGGATACAGACGATGAGATGAactttaaaaagttaaaagaaTCGAGACCACACAAG TTTCCGGATACAGACGATGAGATGAACTACAAAGGGTTAAAAAAAGAACCGAGACCACAGAAG TTTCCGGATACAGACGATGAGATGAactttaaaaagttaaaagaaTCGAGACCACACAAG TTTCCGGATACAGACGATGAGATGAACTATAAAAAGTTAAAAGAATCGAGAGCACACAAG TTTCCGGATACAGACGATGAGATGAACTACAAAGGGTTAAAAAAAGAATCGAGACCCCACAAG ACATCTCTATTCGGCCCGAGTGCATCATCTGACGAGCAGTATACCAATATGAACAAAAGAGGGAAAAAGCAAAAG TTTCCGGATACAGACGATGAGATGAactttaaaaagttaaaagaaTCGAGACCACACAAG gtTGACGCAGTATCTGAGGAACGTTACTTTAGGAATCCAGAGAAAAAAGCTGCAAGA TCCTGGGCCCGCATCCCTCGAGAGCAATGGAGCGCGAGTCCGACCACACGCGCGCAGGCGCAGACCGACACACTCGACTACGAGAAGGAACATGATAACCTAGTAAAG GCGGAGCAGCCTTCAAACGGCGAATCAGAAGAGAAGCTAGAAGGCAAGCCAGCGTCGCTCCAGCACTTAGTTAATGCTATCGGGACGCGCATGCGCGACATCGAGAACGTCGTTCAACAGATGAGCGAGAAGGTGCAGCCTCCATTAGAAAGCGCTGAAAG AATGAGAGGGGACCGAGCGAAGAAAGAAGCTGAGCCTAGAGCGAAACAGACTAATTCTGATAACTATAACag ATTCCTCCCAAAAGAAGGATCCAGCCAATATCTCCACACCGCGGTAGACACCACCACGGAGGTCCCGCTGTTCATCAATGACAACCTGAACGGCTACTTCAGCGACCCCAGCAACAACCTGCTGCGGAGGTCCATGAACAACAAGGGGCCTAAG GAACCCCATGAAACCTACATGGTACCCATAGATACGGACCACGGGGCCCACAAGAAATCTCCGCCAGACTCATCCGAACCAGACCTCAAACACAAGAAGCACGGCCACAAGAAGAGGAAATCTAAGCACGGGAGAAGGAAGCACAGAAGAGAAGAGAAGAAGTTCAACAGAATGGCAGAGGGAAATGCGGTGTCGCTTGAGGACAGCGATGACTTCGGTAAGGCATGA
- the LOC134802734 gene encoding THO complex subunit 2-like isoform X2: MYVIYLVCCVVMVYAEPAKDTQKEEYCTDPRTMKTHAAYTEWADAYSCTRHRCQPGGRNLAIYTVGCKRVEAPESAIECEEVVEDTNMQFPYCCTRLRCLVVVRGEVWTRVLGQPWETLPAAPWSHMYKMKKPPPVDSSFLPKGGPAAGPVYELSEDKSVDRRTNVNEKDCDKPVKRASPSPPGPDIVIALTTNNEKKPTEGEIQSKFLSLADDSDQPNEIEAEESHIVTEKVPEIISEERMFPPDKKTSRDRKAKFPDTDDEMNFKKLKESRPHKFPDTDDEMNYKGLKKEPRPQKFPDTDDEMNFKKLKESRPHKFPDTDDEMNYKKLKESRAHKFPDTDDEMNYKGLKKESRPHKTSLFGPSASSDEQYTNMNKRGKKQKVDAVSEERYFRNPEKKAARSWARIPREQWSASPTTRAQAQTDTLDYEKEHDNLVKAEQPSNGESEEKLEGKPASLQHLVNAIGTRMRDIENVVQQMSEKVQPPLESAERMRGDRAKKEAEPRAKQTNSDNYNRFLPKEGSSQYLHTAVDTTTEVPLFINDNLNGYFSDPSNNLLRRSMNNKGPKEPHETYMVPIDTDHGAHKKSPPDSSEPDLKHKKHGHKKRKSKHGRRKHRREEKKFNRMAEGNAVSLEDSDDFGKA, encoded by the exons ATGTATGTTATATATCTCGTCTGTTGTGTGGTGATGGTGTATGCCGAACCGGCGAAGGACACCCAGAAGGAGGAAT ACTGCACGGACCCCCGCACAATGAAGACGCACGCAGCATACACCGAATGGGCAGACGCGTATTCCTGCACGCGGCACCGCTGCCAGCCTGGCGGACGGAACCTGGCTATATACACTGTCGG CTGCAAGCGTGTGGAGGCACCAGAATCCGCCATAGAATGCGAAGAAGTGGTCGAGGATACCAACATGCAGTTCCCCTACTGCTGCACCCGACTAAG GTGTTTGGTGGTCGTCCGCGGCGAGGTCTGGACCCGAGTGCTAGGACAACCCTGGGAGACCCTGCCGGCAGCCCCCTGGAGCCACATGTACAAGATGAAGAAACCGCCCCCTGTTGACAGTAGCTTCTTACCTAA AGGCGGCCCAGCCGCAGGCCCCGTATACGAGCTATCTGAGGACAAGTCCGTGGACCGCCGAACCAACGTCAACGAGAAGGACTGTGACAAGCCCGTGAAGAGGGCGTCACCGTCGCCTCCTGGACCCGATATAGTG ATTGCTCTGACGACCAACAATGAGAAGAAACCCACCGAAGGAGAAATACAAAG CAAGTTCCTGTCTTTAGCGGACGATTCTGATCAGCCCAATGAGATTGAGGCCGAGGAATCCCACATCGTCActgaaaag GTTCCAGAGATAATTTCGGAGGAGCGAATGTTCCCTCCAGACAAGAAAACATCGAGAGATCGGAAAGCGAAA TTTCCGGATACAGACGATGAGATGAactttaaaaagttaaaagaaTCGAGACCACACAAG TTTCCGGATACAGACGATGAGATGAACTACAAAGGGTTAAAAAAAGAACCGAGACCACAGAAG TTTCCGGATACAGACGATGAGATGAactttaaaaagttaaaagaaTCGAGACCACACAAG TTTCCGGATACAGACGATGAGATGAACTATAAAAAGTTAAAAGAATCGAGAGCACACAAG TTTCCGGATACAGACGATGAGATGAACTACAAAGGGTTAAAAAAAGAATCGAGACCCCACAAG ACATCTCTATTCGGCCCGAGTGCATCATCTGACGAGCAGTATACCAATATGAACAAAAGAGGGAAAAAGCAAAAG gtTGACGCAGTATCTGAGGAACGTTACTTTAGGAATCCAGAGAAAAAAGCTGCAAGA TCCTGGGCCCGCATCCCTCGAGAGCAATGGAGCGCGAGTCCGACCACACGCGCGCAGGCGCAGACCGACACACTCGACTACGAGAAGGAACATGATAACCTAGTAAAG GCGGAGCAGCCTTCAAACGGCGAATCAGAAGAGAAGCTAGAAGGCAAGCCAGCGTCGCTCCAGCACTTAGTTAATGCTATCGGGACGCGCATGCGCGACATCGAGAACGTCGTTCAACAGATGAGCGAGAAGGTGCAGCCTCCATTAGAAAGCGCTGAAAG AATGAGAGGGGACCGAGCGAAGAAAGAAGCTGAGCCTAGAGCGAAACAGACTAATTCTGATAACTATAACag ATTCCTCCCAAAAGAAGGATCCAGCCAATATCTCCACACCGCGGTAGACACCACCACGGAGGTCCCGCTGTTCATCAATGACAACCTGAACGGCTACTTCAGCGACCCCAGCAACAACCTGCTGCGGAGGTCCATGAACAACAAGGGGCCTAAG GAACCCCATGAAACCTACATGGTACCCATAGATACGGACCACGGGGCCCACAAGAAATCTCCGCCAGACTCATCCGAACCAGACCTCAAACACAAGAAGCACGGCCACAAGAAGAGGAAATCTAAGCACGGGAGAAGGAAGCACAGAAGAGAAGAGAAGAAGTTCAACAGAATGGCAGAGGGAAATGCGGTGTCGCTTGAGGACAGCGATGACTTCGGTAAGGCATGA
- the LOC134802694 gene encoding LYR motif-containing protein 4 yields MATSVTKMQVLSIYKNLLRESQKFANYNFRSYALRRVRDAFKANKTLSDPKQIQKEYQFAKENLAIIRRQAAIGDMYQTEKLVIENVR; encoded by the exons ATGGCCACAAGTGTTACAAAAATGCAAGTCCTATCGATCTACAAAAATCTGTTGCGGGAGTCGCAAAAATTCGCAAACTATAACTTCAG ATCGTACGCGCTACGCAGAGTCAGAGATGCCTTTAAAGCCAATAAGACATTGTCAGACCCCAAGCAGATCCAGAAAGAATACCAATTTGCTAAGGAAAACCTTGCTATCATCAGACGCCAA GCAGCAATCGGAGACATGTACCAGACAGAGAAACTAGTTATCGAGAATGTGCGGTAG